Proteins found in one Kineosporia sp. NBRC 101731 genomic segment:
- a CDS encoding DivIVA domain-containing protein: MSDTFPRAGRLSKGYDIDQVESFLGRARSAYEENGRGPAMTSWHVRTVGFDLVRGGYDVDAVDAALDRIEDAFARREKQRGEERSGSQAWQTQLRTQEQSLRAQLGRGDGERFPRGSGMELTYDLDAVDDLCIRIEESFAMGQPLPPDAVRLAVFKSRRGSRGYREASVDAFLDRVVELLVVQTV; encoded by the coding sequence GTGAGCGACACCTTTCCGCGGGCAGGCCGGCTATCCAAGGGCTACGACATCGACCAGGTCGAGTCCTTCCTGGGCCGGGCCCGGTCCGCGTACGAGGAGAACGGGCGTGGGCCCGCGATGACGTCGTGGCACGTCCGCACGGTCGGCTTCGACCTGGTGCGCGGCGGGTACGACGTGGACGCGGTCGACGCTGCCCTGGACCGCATCGAAGATGCCTTCGCCCGTCGTGAGAAGCAGCGCGGCGAGGAGCGCAGCGGGAGCCAGGCCTGGCAGACCCAGCTGCGCACCCAGGAGCAGTCGCTGCGCGCCCAGCTGGGCCGGGGCGACGGCGAGCGGTTCCCGCGGGGCAGCGGTATGGAGCTCACCTACGATCTCGACGCGGTCGACGACCTCTGCATCCGCATCGAGGAGTCGTTCGCGATGGGGCAGCCCCTGCCGCCCGACGCCGTGCGCCTGGCGGTGTTCAAGAGCCGACGCGGCTCGCGCGGTTACCGTGAGGCTTCGGTCGATGCCTTCCTCGACCGCGTGGTCGAGCTGCTGGTGGTCCAGACCGTCTAG
- the rlmN gene encoding 23S rRNA (adenine(2503)-C(2))-methyltransferase RlmN has product MTSEAPSAPLPEPRPTAPEPGKLLMVAPRRGKPPKHLADLTLAERMAAVKELGEKPFRGRQLSVHYFERLAELDAKNPDSAAALTDLPATSRQPLLDALLPNLIHPVRELVCDDGATIKTVWRLFDGALVESVLMRYPDRATVCVSSQAGCGMNCPFCATGQAGLTRNLSTAEIVEQVRTAARHMRTAAPLGRSTEGAPLGEEAEEGQAGRVSNVVFMGMGEALANYKAAIGAIRRLTDPAPEGLGMSARGITMSTVGLVPAIDKLAAEGIPVTLALSLHAPDDELRDELVPINTRWKVGETLDAARRYFDATGRRVSIEYALIKDINDHEWRGDMLGRELNKRGKGWVHVNPIPLNPTPGSKWTASTRRAQNAFVNALRERGVPTTVRDTRGQEIDGACGQLAATV; this is encoded by the coding sequence ATGACCTCCGAAGCCCCGTCCGCACCGCTGCCCGAGCCGCGGCCGACCGCCCCCGAGCCCGGCAAGTTGCTCATGGTCGCGCCCCGACGGGGCAAGCCGCCGAAGCACCTGGCCGACCTGACGCTCGCCGAGCGGATGGCGGCGGTCAAGGAGCTGGGCGAGAAGCCGTTCCGGGGTCGTCAGCTGTCGGTGCACTACTTCGAGCGCCTGGCCGAGCTGGACGCGAAGAACCCGGACAGCGCGGCGGCCCTCACCGACCTGCCCGCGACCTCGCGTCAGCCGCTGCTCGACGCCCTGCTGCCGAACCTGATCCACCCCGTGCGTGAGCTGGTCTGCGACGACGGTGCCACGATCAAGACGGTGTGGCGGCTCTTCGACGGCGCCCTGGTGGAGAGCGTGCTCATGCGCTACCCCGACCGGGCCACGGTCTGCGTCTCCAGCCAGGCCGGGTGTGGTATGAACTGCCCGTTCTGCGCCACCGGCCAGGCCGGGCTCACCCGCAACCTGTCTACGGCGGAGATCGTCGAGCAGGTCCGCACGGCCGCGCGGCACATGCGCACGGCGGCGCCCCTGGGCAGGAGCACCGAGGGTGCGCCCCTCGGCGAGGAGGCGGAAGAGGGCCAGGCCGGCCGCGTCAGCAACGTGGTCTTCATGGGCATGGGCGAGGCTCTGGCCAACTACAAGGCCGCGATCGGGGCGATCCGCCGCCTCACCGACCCGGCTCCTGAGGGTCTGGGCATGTCCGCCCGGGGCATCACCATGTCGACGGTCGGCCTGGTGCCGGCCATCGACAAGCTCGCGGCCGAGGGCATCCCGGTCACACTGGCCCTGAGCCTGCATGCTCCCGACGACGAACTGCGGGACGAGCTGGTGCCGATCAACACCCGCTGGAAGGTCGGCGAGACCCTCGACGCCGCGCGCCGTTACTTCGACGCCACCGGCCGCCGGGTCAGCATCGAGTACGCCCTGATCAAGGACATCAACGACCACGAGTGGCGGGGCGACATGCTCGGCCGCGAGCTGAACAAGCGGGGCAAGGGCTGGGTGCACGTCAACCCGATCCCGCTCAACCCCACGCCGGGTTCCAAGTGGACCGCGAGCACCCGCCGCGCCCAGAACGCCTTCGTGAATGCCCTGCGCGAGCGCGGCGTGCCCACCACGGTCCGCGATACCCGGGGCCAGGAGATCGACGGTGCGTGCGGCCAGCTGGCCGCCACCGTCTGA
- a CDS encoding nucleoside/nucleotide kinase family protein, producing the protein MDELSTRVLKLAAARMGDRVIVGIAGVPGAGKSTLAEKLVSVLADRIGPEHVAHVPMDGFHLADVTLERLGLRDRKGAPETFDALGYSALMHRLRESGDLVYAPGFERTIEQPIAGAIAVPPSARVVVTEGNYLLLGGDWDRAKEQLDEVWFCRTPEDLRLERLLARHVLFGKTPEFAAQWIEQTDQPNALLIEASSHRADLIVEMD; encoded by the coding sequence ATGGACGAACTCAGCACCCGGGTCCTGAAACTCGCCGCCGCGAGGATGGGCGACCGGGTCATCGTCGGCATCGCCGGGGTGCCCGGCGCGGGCAAGAGCACCCTGGCCGAGAAGCTGGTCTCGGTGCTCGCCGACCGGATCGGTCCCGAGCACGTGGCCCACGTGCCGATGGACGGCTTCCACCTGGCCGATGTCACCCTCGAGCGACTCGGCCTCCGTGACCGCAAGGGGGCGCCCGAGACCTTCGACGCGCTCGGGTACTCGGCGCTGATGCACCGGCTGCGGGAGTCGGGCGACCTGGTCTACGCCCCGGGTTTCGAGCGCACCATCGAGCAGCCGATCGCCGGTGCCATCGCGGTGCCGCCCAGCGCCCGGGTCGTGGTCACGGAGGGGAACTACCTCCTGCTCGGCGGCGACTGGGACCGGGCCAAGGAGCAGCTCGACGAGGTGTGGTTCTGCCGCACTCCCGAAGACCTGCGCCTGGAACGCCTGCTCGCCCGGCACGTGCTCTTCGGCAAGACGCCGGAGTTCGCGGCGCAGTGGATCGAGCAGACCGACCAGCCCAACGCCCTGCTCATCGAGGCCAGCAGCCACCGCGCCGACCTGATCGTCGAGATGGACTGA